In a genomic window of Primulina huaijiensis isolate GDHJ02 chromosome 10, ASM1229523v2, whole genome shotgun sequence:
- the LOC140986894 gene encoding K(+) efflux antiporter 2, chloroplastic — MDIAYLIPQPNVAHRGDVASCRVHENLNMFTSLNYIGFSCQLFGDMRLVPKDYSRKKLKKNILCCSSTGCTRVLGNLRLWCNDANGYPFYNHDNIFKMSKHVTLPHCQVNDSTAYVNDNTRDFELIESVNNGASLVTDDSKERSGKEETESLGLDELRELLQKALKDLEVARSNSIMFEEKAQSISEAAIALKDEAVKAWDEVNISLGNFQEIVNEESIAKEGVQKAMTGLSLTEAKFQVLIVSPEIVKENNGSPKALRESASGDENGVEQSSSSMEDEEALLAAKDEIKECRSHLENCEAQLRRLQNRKEELQKELDKLNDVAEQAQIKVSKAEEDVANIMLLAEQAVACELKAAQNVDDAEIALQRAEKKLAFSNSDVVDSTVEDGGAEEISQEKAEDGILEEREALAEVAEILEHLPRGQLEELILSDASDKENKKTSLDIPKDPEADKEKLKTIQSKIQEMQKEATREGSTLTSPKALIKKSSRFFSASFFSSIEGDEFTPASVFHGLVESARKQLPKLVFGSLLVGAGIAFYIQRGGRVAQLFQQPDIISTSIDEVSATAKPLVPHIKQLPQRIKKLVEMLPHQEINEEEASLFDMLWLLLASVIFVPLFLKIPGGSPVLGYLAAGILIGPYGLSIIRNVHETKAIAEFGVVFLLFNIGLELSVERLSSMKKYVFGLGSAQVLVTAVVTGLIAHFIAGQPSPAAIVIGNGLALSSTAVVLQVLQERGESTSRHGRATFSVLLFQDLAVVVLLILIPLLSPSSSKGGVGFQAIAEALGLAAIKAVVAISAIIAGGRLLLRPIYKQIAENQNPEIFSANTLLVILGTSLLTARAGLSMALGAFLAGLLLAETEFSLQVESDIAPYRGLLLGLFFMTVGMSIDPKLLVSNFPVVIGALGLLIVGKTILVALVGRFFGISVVSAIRVGLLLAPGGEFAFVAFGEAVNQGIMSTQMSSLLFLVVGISMALTPWLAAGGQLIASRFELHDVRSLLPVESETDDLRDHIIICGFGRVGQIIAQLLSERLIPFVALDVRSDRVAVGRALDLPVYFGDAGSREVLHKIGAQRACAAAVTLDSPGANYRTVWALSKYFPNVKTFVRAHDVDHGLNLEKAGATAVVPETLEPSLQLAAAVLAQAKLQTSEIAAAINEFRSRHLSELTELCEASGSSLGYGFTRISKPKPQPSDSSDENRFNDGALAT, encoded by the exons ATGGATATTGCATACCTTATACCTCAACCCAATGTGGCTCACCGTGGCGACGTTGCAAGTTGCAGGGTACATGAAAACTTAAATATGTTCACGAGCTTAAACTATATAGGTTTTAGTTGTCAGTTGTTCGGAGATATGAGACTAGTTCCTAAAGATTATTCGCGGAAGAAATTGAAGAAAAACATTTTGTGTTGCTCTAGCACAGGCTGTACAAGAGTTTTGGGGAATCTCAGGCTGTGGTGTAATGATGCCAATGGTTATCCATTTTACAACCatgacaatatttttaaaatgtcaaAGCATGTTACTTTACCTCATTGTCAAGTGAATGATTCAACTGCTTATGTAAATGATAATACTAGAGACTTTGAATTGATTGAGAGTGTCAATAATGGAGCTAGCCTTGTGACTGACGATTCCAAAGAAAGATCTGGGAAAGAAGAAACTGAGAGTCTTGGTTTGGATGAATTGAGGGAGCTGCTGCAGAAGGCACTGAAAGATTTGGAAGTTGCAAGGTCTAATAGTATCATGTTTGAGGAAAAAGCCCAGAGTATATCAGAAGCCGCTATAGCACTTAAAGATGAAGCTGTAAAGGCTTGGGACGAGGTAAATATTTCTCTTGGTAATTTTCAAGAGATAGTGAATGAAGAGTCTATTGCTAAAGAAGGAGTTCAGAAAGCAATGACAGGCCTTTCTTTAACTGAGGCAAAATTCCAAGTGTTAATTGTTTCACCGGAAATTGTGAAAGAGAACAACGGTTCTCCTAAAGCATTGAGAGAAAGTGCTTCAGGTGATGAAAATGGAGTCGAACAATCAAGTTCATCGATGGAAGATGAGGAAGCACTTTTGGCTGCTAAGGATGAAATAAAGGAGTGTCGCAGTCATTTAGAAAATTGTGAGGCTCAGCTCAGAAGGTTACAAAACAGGAAAGAGGAGTTGCAGAAGGAATTGGACAAACTGAACGATGTTGCTGAGCAGGCGCAGATTAAAGTGTCTAAAGCAGAGGAAGACGTTGCAAACATTATGCTTCTTGCCGAGCAAGCTGTTGCGTGTGAACTGAAGGCTGCACAAAACGTCGATGATGCTGAGATTGCATTACAGAGAGCCGAGAAGAAACTTGCCTTTTCCAACAGTGATGTTGTAGATTCTACAGTTGAGGACGGTGGTGCTGAAGAGATATCTCAAGAAAAAGCTGAAGATGGCATTCTTGAGGAACGAGAGGCACTAGCTGAAGTTGCTGAGATACTTGAACATTTACCCCGTGGCCAGTTAGAGGAACTAATCTTGTCCGATGCGAGTGACAAAGAGAATAAAAAGACGAGCCTGGACATTCCAAAAGACCCTGAAGCAGATAAAGAGAAGTTGAAAACAATTCAAAGTAAGATACAGGAAATGCAGAAAGAAGCAACAAGAGAGGGTTCAACTTTGACCTCTCCAAAAGCATTGATAAAAAAATCCTCTCGGTTCTTTTCGGCCTCATTTTTCTCTTCTATAGAGGGGGATGAGTTCACACCTGCTTCAGTTTTTCATGGTCTTGTAGAGTCTGCTAGAAAGCAACTTCCAAAGCTGGTGTTTGGGTCCCTACTTGTTGGAGCTGG TATCGCCTTCTATATCCAACGGGGTGGAAGGGTTGCTCAGCTATTTCAGCAGCCAGATATTATCAGTACCAGTATTGATGAAGTATCAGCTACTGCAAAGCCTTTAGTTCCACACATTAAACAGCTTCCCCAGAGAATTAAGAAACTGGTCGAAATGCTTCCTCATCAAGAG ATAAATGAGGAGGAAGCTTCCTTATTTGACATGCTGTGGTTACTACTTGCCAGTGTTATATTTGTACCTCTTTTCCTGAAAATTCCTGGAG GCAGTCCTGTTCTTGGATACTTGGCTGCTGGAATCTTAATTGGACCTTATGGTCTATCTATTATCCGTAATGTACATGAAACGAAGGCAATAGCCGAGTTTGGAGTTGTGTTCTTGTTATTCAATATTGGTCTTGAG CTCTCTGTTGAAAGGCTGagttccatgaaaaaatatgttttcGGATTGGGTTCTGCTCAG GTCTTGGTGACAGCTGTTGTTACTGGCCTGATAGCTCATTTTATTGCTGGTCAGCCTAGTCCTGCTGCAATTGTCATTGGGAATGGCCTTGCATTATCTTCAACTGCTGTTGTTTTGCAG GTCCTGCAGGAACGTGGTGAGAGCACATCACGCCACGGTCGAGCCACTTTTTCTGTATTACTCTTTCAG GACTTGGCTGTGGTAGTTTTGCTTATCCTGATTCCACTTCTATCACCAAGCTCATCTAAAGGAGGG GTTGGTTTCCAAGCCATTGCTGAAGCACTTGGATTGGCAGCCATCAAGGCAGTTGTAGCTATCTCAGCAATAATTGCTGGAGGCCGTTTG CTTCTTCGCCCAATTTATAAGCAAATTGCAGAGAATCAAAATCCAGAAATTTTTTCTGCAAATACTCTTCTTGTAATCTTAGGGACCAGTCTCCTAACTGCCAGG GCTGGTCTTTCCATGGCTTTGGGAGCATTTTTGGCTGGTTTGCTTTTAGCGGAAACCGAATTTTCATTGCAGGTTGAATCTGACATTGCTCCATACCGTGGTCTTCTACTGGGTCTCTTTTTCATGACG GTTGGGATGTCCATTGATCCAAAACTTTTAGTTTCGAACTTTCCAGTTGTTATCGGAGCATTAGGACTTCTAATTGTTGGCAAGACAATCTTGGTTGCGCTAGTTGGCAGGTTTTTTGGTATTTCAGTTGTATCAGCAATAAGAGTTGGTCTTCTACTTGCCCCGGGTGGAGAATTTGCGTTTGTAGCTTTTGGTGAAGCAGTTAATCAG GGTATAATGTCTACACAAATGTCATCGTTGCTTTTTCTTGTGGTTGGAATTTCCATGGCCCTCACTCCATGGTTAGCTGCTGGAGGCCAATTGATTGCCTCACGGTTTGAGCTGCATGATGTCCGGAGTTTATTGCCCGTGGAAAGTGAG ACAGATGATTTGCGAGATCATATAATTATATGTGGTTTTGGACGAGTTGGTCAG ATTATAGCACAGCTTCTTTCTGAAAGGCTGATTCCTTTTGTTGCACTTGATGTCAGAAG TGACCGAGTTGCTGTTGGTCGAGCACTTGACCTTCCTGTATATTTTGGTGATGCTGGTAGTCGAGAG GTCCTTCATAAGATTGGAGCTCAGAGAGCATGTGCTGCGGCTGTAACTTTAGATAGTCCTGGAGCAAACTATAGAACAGTTTGGGCTCTAAGCAAATATTTTCCCAATGTTAAAACATTTGTCCGTGCTCATGATGTTGATCATGGACTCAACTTAGAAAAGGCTGGAGCAACAGCG GTTGTCCCCGAGACTTTGGAACCAAGTTTGCAGTTAGCAGCTGCTGTTCTTGCACAA